TCATAACCATCGTTTTCAAGGTCTTTCTTTTGAAGAACGACACATGGGCCTGCTTCTACTACAGTTACGGGAATCACATTACCCTCTTCATTAAAGATTTGTGTCATTCCTAGTTTTTTCCCTAAGATTCCTTTGGCCATTTTGCCACCTCCTATATCCAATCACTGAATCATTTTTATAATTTGATTTCAATATCTACACCAGATGGTAGATCAAGTCTCATTAAGGAATCTACAGTTTGTGGTGTTGGATTGATAATGTCAATCAAGCGTTTATGAGTACGCATTTCAAACTGTTCACGAGAATCCTTATACTTGTGGACTGCTCTAAGAATTGTATATACTGATTTTTCTGTAGGCAACGGAATTGGTCCAGAAACTTTTGCCCCAGAACGCTTTGCAGTGTCTACAATCTTAGCTGCTGACTGATCTAATACTCTGTGATCATAAGCCTTTAAACGAATACGAATTTTTTGTTTTGCCATTATAAAATTCCCTCCTTCACGCCCATTTTTTTAACGGACAATTTCTCAGTGAAAATTTCACGTCATCACCCATGGCAAATGGGCCGGGTGTGTCGTCAACCTTCCACATCATCGCGAGTCCTGAGGACCAACGTTAAATATTATATAAAAAAAAAGTTCCTATTGCAAGTTTTTCATTCTTATTATCAAAAACTTTCATTCTCCAATTTTTGGCCAGACTGATAACGAAGATAAAGAAAGATTCCGAGGAAAATGCAAAAACTACCGATCCATTGTGTGATGTTTAATCGTTCTCGATACAGGATGTAAGCTAAGATCATCGATCCAACTGGTTCACCAAGAATTAACATCGATACGGTTGTAGCACTAATGTATTTCATTGACCAATTAAAAATCGTGTGTCCTAGAATATTAGGGATAATAGCGATCAGAATAAACACAATCCAATCTCTTTTTTGATATGAGAAGAAAGAATATGAAAAAAACAAATCATAGAATATCAATGCAAACAGCGATGAACCATACACAAGTAAGGCATATGGTAGTAATGATAATCTCGCACGTACAAATTGCCCAAAAAGCCAATATACTGTTGCCAATAGTGCACCAATTAATGCTAAAATATCCCCCCATAATGCCATACCACCTATACGAAAATCACCCCAGCCAATGATCATTCCTCCAATAACAGCAATGGTACTTCCAATGACTGCAATGAATGTGTACCGTTCTTTAAAAAAAAGTACTCCTCCGATCATTGCGAAGATTGGTTGCATCGTCACAAGGACAACAGAACTAGCAATCGATGTATAGTTTAATGATTCAAACCAAGTAATAAAATGAAGCGCTAAAAATAGTCCAGCAAGGATTGAATAGATAAGTTCTTTCTTTTGAACAGAAAACAGTTCCTTTCGGTGATATAGAATAGTAGGAAAAAATAAAATAGCTACTGTAAAGAAAAGTCGATAAGTTGCGATAATTGCTGATGGTGCATTGGTTTCCTTTACGAGGATAGCTGATGACGAAATGGCTAGGATTGCGATTAATAATAATGTTATCAGTAAAATTAGATTCATCCGATTTTCACGCAAAGTTTACCCTCCTTTTCGCCATAATCTCTATTTATTGCTAGAAAAAACACCGAGTAACATACTCGGTGTTCGATTTTCATGATAACTTGATTATAGACGAGTTCAATCCTATTATTCAATAGGCAACTTTGGTTGCATAGCGTGACTTGTACCCTATGGGTGCTTTAGCGAGTGAGATTTTCTACCATCTGTTTATTCGAAGAAAACCGCGAGGTATTGAAGTAGTGTTAGAACATACAAGTGGTTTCAAGTTTGTATATTCCACCAAAAAAGGACCTCTAAAGAGGTCCTTTAATGATATTTTTCAGTTGAATTACTTAAGGATAGTAGATACGGCTCCGGCACCAACGGTACGTCCGCCTTCGCGAATCGCGAAACGAGTACCTTCTTCAATTGCGATAGGAGCAATTAATTCAACTTCCATTGTGATGTTATCTCCTGGCATAACCATTTCTGTACCTTCTGGTAATTTGATAACGCCAGTAACGTCGGTTGTACGGAAATAGAATTGAGGACGGTATCCGTTGAAGAATGGGGTATGACGTCCACCTTCTTCTTTTGTTAAGATGTATACTTGTGCTTTAAAAACAGTATGAGGTTTAACAGAAGCTGGTTTTGCTAAAACTTGTCCACGCTCGATTTCTTTACGGTCGACACCACGAAGCAATGCACCAATGTTGTCACCGGCTTGAGCTTGGTCAAGAAGCTTACGGAACATTTCAACCCCTGTAACAACTGTTTTCTTTGTTTCTTCGTTAAGACCAACGATTTCTACTTCATCCCCAACTTTAACCGTACCACGCTCAACACGACCTGTTGCTACAGTACCACGACCAGTAATAGAGAATACGTCCTCAACTGGCATTAAGAAAGGCTTATCAACGTCACGCTCAGGAGTTGGGATGTACTCATCAACAGCTTTCATTAATTCATGAATAGCATTTGCCCACTCACTGTCTGGGTTTTCTAATGCTTTAAGAGCAGAACCTTTGATAACTGGAATATCGTCTCCTGGGAATTCGTATTCAGATAATAAATCACGAATTTCCATTTCTACTAATTCTAATAATTCTTCATCGTCAACCATATCAACTTTGTTCATGAATACAACGATGTAAGGAACACCTACTTGACGAGAAAGTAGAATGTGCTCGCGAGTCTGTGGCATTGGACCATCAGCAGCAGATACGACTAAGATCGCACCGTCCATTTGCGCTGCACCAGTAATCATGTTTTTTACATAGTCAGCATGACCAGGGCAGTCAACGTGTGCATAGTGGCGATTTGCTGTTTCATATTCAACGTGTGCTGTTGAAATAGTGATACCACGTTCACGTTCTTCTGGAGCTTTATCGATCTGATCATAAGCGGTAGCAACTGCACCACCAGTTTTAGAAAGCACAGTAGTAATAGCAGCTGTTAAAGTAGTTTTACCATGGTCAACGTGGCCAATAGTACCAATGTTAACGTGTGGTTTTGTACGCTCAAATTTAGCTTTTGCCATTTTAATGATCCTCCTTAAGTATAAGATAAATATTTTTTATGTTTGAAGAAAGGTACCTAACGAGCAGTGCTCGTAGGTAATTTCTATGTTTGTTATTCGAGGAAAAACATGATTATCCTTTATTTTTTGTAATAATTGTTTCTGCAATATTTTTAGGTACTTCCTCATAATGATCGAAATGCATAGAATAATTGCCACGTCCTTGCGTCTTAGAACGAAGTGTGGTTGCATATCCAAACATTTCAGCTAGCGGTACCATTGCTCGAATAATTTGAGCACCTGATACTGCTTCCATTCCTTCGATACGGCCGCGACGTGAATTAAGGTCACCCATTACATCTCCCATGTACTCTTCTGGTACAGTAACTTCAACTTTCATTACAGGTTCTAATATTACAGGATCGCATTTTGATGCAGCTGCTTTTAACGCTAAAGAACCTGCAATCTTAAACGCCATTTCTGATGAGTCAACATCATGATAAGAACCATCAAAAATAGTTGCCTTTAAGTCAATAACCGGGTAACCAGCTATCAGACCATTTTGCATGGCTTCTTCAATACCTGCTTGTACTGCTGGAATATATTCTTTTGGAACCACACCACCAACAATTTTATTTTCAAATACAAATCCTTGGCCTGGCTCAAGTGGTTCGAATTCAATCCAAACATGACCATATTGTCCGCGTCCACCAGATTGACGAACGAATTTACCTTCAACTTTTGCAGACTTACGAATCGTTTCTTTATACGCAACCTGAGGTGCACCAACGTTTGCTTCTACCTTGAATTCACGTTTTAAGCGGTCAACGATAATATCTAGATGGAGTTCACCCATACCGGCAATAATGGTTTGACCTGTTTCTTCATCGGTGTGCGTTTTAAATGTTGGGTCTTCTTCAGCTAGTTTTGCTAATGCCATACCCATCTTATCTTGGTCAGCCTTTGTTTTTGGCTCAACAGATAGACGAATAACTGGCTCAGGGAAAGTCATCGATTCAAGAACAATTGGCGCTTTATCATCGCAAAGCGTATCACCTGTTGTCGTATCCTTCAAACCTACTGCTGCTGCAATATCACCAGAATAGACAGTGCTGATTTCCTGTCTGTGATTTGCATGCATTTGAAGTATACGTCCAATACGTTCACGCTTGCCTTTTGTTGAATTTAGCACATAAGAACCAGAGTTCAATACACCAGAATACACACGGAAGAAAGTTAATTTACCTACATAAGGGTCAGTCATAATCTTAAATGCTAATGCTGAAAATGGCGCATTATCATCCGCTGGTCTTTCGTCTTCTGTACCATCTTCTAAGTGCCCTTTAATCGGCGGGATATCTACAGGTGATGGTAAGTAATCAATGACTGCATCCAGCATTAACTGAACACCTTTGTTTCGATAAGAAGAACCGCAAAGTACAGGGAATATCTCTACATTAATCGTTCCCTTACGAAGTGCAGCTTTGATCTCTTCATTAGAGATCTCTTCCCCTTCTAAGTACTTCATCATTAGTTCTTCATCAACTTCCGCAGCAGACTCAATCATTTTGAGCCTCCACTCTTCTGCTAACTCCTTGTATTCAGCAGGAATCTCTTTCTTAACGATTTTGGTTCCTAAATCATCTTCATAGAAATAAGCAACCATTTCGATTAAGTCAATGATTCCTTCAAACTGATCTTCTGCACCAATCGGTAGCTGAATTGGCACAGCTTTCGCTTGCAAACGATCATAAATAGTTTGGACAGAACGCAAATAATTTGCACCTAGGATATCCATTTTGTTTACATATACGATACGTGGAACTCCATAGGTTGTAGCTTGACGCCAAACTGTTTCCGTTTGCGGCTCAACACCACTTTTTGCGTCTAATACTGTTACTGCTCCATCTAATACACGCAAGGAACGTTCTACCTCAACGGTAAAGTCGACGTGTCCTGGGGTATCAATGATATTGATGCGGTGTCCTTTCCATTGGGCGGTGGTTGCAGCAGAAGTAATGGTAATACCACGCTCCTGCTCTTGTTCCATCCAGTCCATAGTTGCAGCACCTTCGTGCACTTCACCAATCTTATGAGTACGACCAGTGTAATAAAGTACACGTTCAGTTGTTGTCGTTTTCCCCGCGTCAATATGGGCCATGATCCCAATATTACGTGTATTTTTTAAGGAGAATTCTCTAGCCATCTTTCGCGTTTCTCCTTTCTAAAGGATGTTTTTGACTACCAACGATAATGAGCAAAAGCTTTATTTGCTTCAGCCATTTTATGGGTATCTTCGCGTTTCTTTACTGCTGCACCCGTGTTATTCGCAGCATCGATAATTTCTGCAGCTAACCGCTCTTCCATCGTTTTTTCTCCACGAAGACGTGAATAATTGACTAACCAGCGAATCCCTAATGTCAGACGACGTTCTGGTTTCACTTCTACTGGAACTTGGTAGTTCGCACCACCAACACGGCGAGCTCTTACTTCTAAAACAGGCATGATATTTTTAAGAGCTTGATCAAAAACCTCCATTGGATCTTTGCCAGTACGCTCTCTAACAATATCAAAAGCTTTATAAAGAATATTTTGAGCTACACTCTTTTTACCATCAACCATCATCCGGTTGATTAGACGAGTTACAAGCTTGCTGTTATACACTGGATCAGGTAATACATCTCGACGAGCGACAGGTCCTTTACGTGGCATCTTTTTCCCTCCTTTTCATCTTAGCTGATTAAGAAAATCGTACAATTATTTCTTTTCTTTAGGACGCTTTGTACCATATTTAGAACGACCTTGCATACGATTTTGTACACCAGCAGTATCTAAAGCACCACGAACAATATGATAACGTACCCCCGGTAGGTCTTTAACACGACCTCCACGAACTAATACAACGCTGTGTTCTTGAAGGTTGTGTCCAATACCTGGAATATAAGCTGTAACCTCAATTCCATTGGTAAGACGAACACGGGCATACTTACGTAAAGCAGAGTTAGGTTTCTTCGGTGTCATTGTACCCACACGAGTACAAACACCACGTTTTTGTGGAGAACTTTGATTGGTTTGCTCCTTTTGGAAACTGTTATAACCCTTTTGTAAAGCAGGTGATTTAGACTTCCATACTTTATTTTGACGCCCTTTGCGTACTAACTGGTTAATTGTTGGCATATCGCCACCTCCTTCCAAAAATTTAAGCCCACAGATCCAGGCGGTTCAAAAATAATGAAAATAAATTGCATGGCAAACACCATATTCATGATGTTTGCCCTGCAGTATTAACTTCTTAGTATAGCTACGGTTGATGCACCAACTTCGATCCCGCAAGCTTTACCAAGCTGTTTCATTGAATCCACATAAAAGATCGGCACCTTTTTTTCCTCAGCTAATTGAATCACTTTTTGAGTCACTCTTCTTTCGGCATCTTTTGCAACCACAATTTCTAATGCCGCATCCCTTTCAAGGGATTTAAGAGTTTGTTTCAAGCCAATTGAAAGGTGCTTCGCCTGTTTTACTTTTTCATAAGACATCTTCATATCCTCCAAAGTACAGGATTCTACACACACTTGAATATGTTATCACTTGGCAAATAAAATGTCAACGTCTTATGATTCAATTCCTACTTTTTCTTTTGCTACTTCTGGATCAACTTCGTTTGCTGTCTTAATTTTGATATTTCTATATCGTGACAAACCAGTACCAGCTGGAATTAACTTACCAATAATCACATTCTCTTTCAAACCTAATAATTTATCGACCTTCCCTTTGATTGCAGCTTCCGTTAGAACTCTTGTCGTTTCTTGGAATGATGCTGCCGAAAGGAATGAATCAGTCTCAAGGGACGCTTTTGTAATTCCAAGTAATACCGGTCTTGCAATGGCTGGTTCTTTTCCATTCATGAATGCTAATCGGTTCGCATTCTCAAATTCATGGATATCGACCATAGAACCTGGCAGAAGATCTGTCCCACCATTTTCGAGAACTCTAACCTTTCTTAACATTTGACGAACCATGATTTCGATATGCTTATCGTTAATTTCTACCCCTTGAAGGCGGTATACTTTTTGGACTTCTTGTAGGATGTAATTCTGTACCCCACGTAGTCCTTTTACTTTTAGCATTTCTTTTGGATCGATGGAACCTTCGGTTAACTCATCGCCAGCTTCCACCACATTTCCTACTGATACTCGAATACGAGAACCAAATGGAACAGAATAGACTTTGACTTCTGTTTCGCCAGTGACTTCGATCTCGCGACGATCTTTACCATCGCGAATTTCTGTAATTGTCCCATCAATTTCAGTAATTACAGCCTGCCCTTTTGGATTTCTTGCTTCAAATAGCTCTTGGATACGCGGTAAACCTTGAGTAATATCGTCTCCTGCAACACCACCAGTATGGAACGTTCTCATGGTTAATTGCGTACCTGGCTCACCAATTGATTGGGCAGCGATTGTACCAACTGCTTCACCAATCTCAACATCTTTACCTGTCGCAAGATTACGGCCGTAACATTTTTTACATACCCCATGATGGGTACGGCAACTGAGAACCGAACGAATATTTACAGCCTTAATTCCTGCAGATACAATTCGATCTGCCTTTTCTTCATCAATAAGTTCATTTCGTTTTACAATTACTTCATCCGTTTCTGGATGTCGTACTGTTTCTAATGCGACTCTTCCTACAATGCGGTCATACAGGCTCTCGATTACTTCTTTTCCATCACCAATGTCGGTAACGATCAGACCTTTATCCGTACCACAATCTTCTTCACGAACAATGACATCTTGAGCTACATCAACAAGACGCCTTGTTAAGTATCCTGAGTCAGCTGTTCGTAATGCGGTATCTGCTAGACCTTTTCGAGCACCGTGGGTAGAAATAAAATACTCTAATACGGTTAAACCTTCACGGAAGTTCGATTTAATGGGTAACTCGATGATTCTACCTGATGGAGCGGCCATCAATCCACGCATTCCTGCAAGCTGAGTAATCTGAGAAACATTACCCCGGGCTCCAGAGTTTGCCATCATATAGATCGAATTAAAACGATCCAATGAATTCATTAAGACTTCTGTAATTTGATCCTTCGCTTTGCTCCAGATTGAAATAACTCGGTCATAACGTTCATCTTCTGTAATTAATCCTCTGCGGTATTGCTTAAGTACAGCTTGAACTTTTTCTTCTGCATCACGTAGGATTTGATCCTTTTCTTTAGGTACGGTTACATCTGAGACGGAAATTGTAATACCTGCTTTTGTTGAATAAGTGAACCCAAGTTCTTTAATTTTATCTAAGATAATTGAAGTTTGAGTGGTTTGATAACGTCTAAATATCTCAGAAATAATTTGTCCGAGATAACCTTTTTTGACTGCCCCACGATTTGGAACGTTTTTAATAAACTCTTTAATGTTTACCCCTTTCTCGTAAATGAAATAATCATCAGGGGTTCCCTCAATTAAATTTTCTTTTGTAGGGGCATTAATGTATGGAAAATCAGCTGGAAAAATTTCATTAAAAATAATTTTCCCTATTGTTGTTACTAACAAAGCGTTTTGCTGTTTTTCCGTAAAACTTGTCTTTTTTAATGATTTAACTGGAATGACAACCCGTGATTGAAGTGTCGCATACCCATTTTGATAAGCAGCGATCGCTTCATTCAGATCACGTAGGATCATTCCCTCACCTTTTGCTCCTTCTTTTTCAATAGTTAAATAGTAACAACCTAAAACCATATCTTGAGAAGGAGTAACAACTGGTTTCCCATCTTTTGGGTTCAAAATATTATGCGCTGCTAACATGAGAAGACGCGCTTCTGCTTGTGCTTCAGCAGATAAAGGAACGTGAACAGCCATCTGGTCACCGTCAAAGTCGGCATTATACGCCGTACATACTAATGGGTGGAGTTTAATTGCCCGTCCTTCCACTAAAGTAGGTTCAAAAGCTTGAATTCCTAAGCGGTGAAGAGTGGGTGCACGGTTCAGTAGGACTGGATGCTCTTTAATCACTTCTTCAAGAACATCCCAAACATCTGGGCTTACCCTTTCAACTTTGCGTTTTGCACTCTTAATATTATGGGCGATTCCTTTGCTCACTAATTCTTTCATCACAAAGGGTTTAAATAGTTCTAATGCCATTTCTTTTGGTAAACCACATTGATACATCTTTAAGTTCGGTCCAACTACGATAACGGAGCGACCAGAGTAATCAACCCTTTTACCAAGTAAGTTTTGACGGAAACGTCCCTGTTTTCCCTTTAACATATGGCTTAAAGATTTTAA
This Tepidibacillus fermentans DNA region includes the following protein-coding sequences:
- the rpsJ gene encoding 30S ribosomal protein S10 — translated: MAKQKIRIRLKAYDHRVLDQSAAKIVDTAKRSGAKVSGPIPLPTEKSVYTILRAVHKYKDSREQFEMRTHKRLIDIINPTPQTVDSLMRLDLPSGVDIEIKL
- a CDS encoding DMT family transporter, translating into MNLILLITLLLIAILAISSSAILVKETNAPSAIIATYRLFFTVAILFFPTILYHRKELFSVQKKELIYSILAGLFLALHFITWFESLNYTSIASSVVLVTMQPIFAMIGGVLFFKERYTFIAVIGSTIAVIGGMIIGWGDFRIGGMALWGDILALIGALLATVYWLFGQFVRARLSLLPYALLVYGSSLFALIFYDLFFSYSFFSYQKRDWIVFILIAIIPNILGHTIFNWSMKYISATTVSMLILGEPVGSMILAYILYRERLNITQWIGSFCIFLGIFLYLRYQSGQKLENESF
- the tuf gene encoding elongation factor Tu, with product MAKAKFERTKPHVNIGTIGHVDHGKTTLTAAITTVLSKTGGAVATAYDQIDKAPEERERGITISTAHVEYETANRHYAHVDCPGHADYVKNMITGAAQMDGAILVVSAADGPMPQTREHILLSRQVGVPYIVVFMNKVDMVDDEELLELVEMEIRDLLSEYEFPGDDIPVIKGSALKALENPDSEWANAIHELMKAVDEYIPTPERDVDKPFLMPVEDVFSITGRGTVATGRVERGTVKVGDEVEIVGLNEETKKTVVTGVEMFRKLLDQAQAGDNIGALLRGVDRKEIERGQVLAKPASVKPHTVFKAQVYILTKEEGGRHTPFFNGYRPQFYFRTTDVTGVIKLPEGTEMVMPGDNITMEVELIAPIAIEEGTRFAIREGGRTVGAGAVSTILK
- the fusA gene encoding elongation factor G, with product MAREFSLKNTRNIGIMAHIDAGKTTTTERVLYYTGRTHKIGEVHEGAATMDWMEQEQERGITITSAATTAQWKGHRINIIDTPGHVDFTVEVERSLRVLDGAVTVLDAKSGVEPQTETVWRQATTYGVPRIVYVNKMDILGANYLRSVQTIYDRLQAKAVPIQLPIGAEDQFEGIIDLIEMVAYFYEDDLGTKIVKKEIPAEYKELAEEWRLKMIESAAEVDEELMMKYLEGEEISNEEIKAALRKGTINVEIFPVLCGSSYRNKGVQLMLDAVIDYLPSPVDIPPIKGHLEDGTEDERPADDNAPFSALAFKIMTDPYVGKLTFFRVYSGVLNSGSYVLNSTKGKRERIGRILQMHANHRQEISTVYSGDIAAAVGLKDTTTGDTLCDDKAPIVLESMTFPEPVIRLSVEPKTKADQDKMGMALAKLAEEDPTFKTHTDEETGQTIIAGMGELHLDIIVDRLKREFKVEANVGAPQVAYKETIRKSAKVEGKFVRQSGGRGQYGHVWIEFEPLEPGQGFVFENKIVGGVVPKEYIPAVQAGIEEAMQNGLIAGYPVIDLKATIFDGSYHDVDSSEMAFKIAGSLALKAAASKCDPVILEPVMKVEVTVPEEYMGDVMGDLNSRRGRIEGMEAVSGAQIIRAMVPLAEMFGYATTLRSKTQGRGNYSMHFDHYEEVPKNIAETIITKNKG
- the rpsG gene encoding 30S ribosomal protein S7 yields the protein MPRKGPVARRDVLPDPVYNSKLVTRLINRMMVDGKKSVAQNILYKAFDIVRERTGKDPMEVFDQALKNIMPVLEVRARRVGGANYQVPVEVKPERRLTLGIRWLVNYSRLRGEKTMEERLAAEIIDAANNTGAAVKKREDTHKMAEANKAFAHYRW
- the rpsL gene encoding 30S ribosomal protein S12; this translates as MPTINQLVRKGRQNKVWKSKSPALQKGYNSFQKEQTNQSSPQKRGVCTRVGTMTPKKPNSALRKYARVRLTNGIEVTAYIPGIGHNLQEHSVVLVRGGRVKDLPGVRYHIVRGALDTAGVQNRMQGRSKYGTKRPKEKK
- a CDS encoding 50S ribosomal protein L7ae-like protein, encoding MSYEKVKQAKHLSIGLKQTLKSLERDAALEIVVAKDAERRVTQKVIQLAEEKKVPIFYVDSMKQLGKACGIEVGASTVAILRS
- the rpoC gene encoding DNA-directed RNA polymerase subunit beta', whose amino-acid sequence is MLDVNNFEYMKIGLASPEKIRSWSYGEVKKPETINYRTLKPEKEGLFCEKIFGPTKDWECHCGKYKRVRYKGVVCDRCGVEVTKSKVRRERMGHIELAAPVSHIWYLKGIPSRMGLVLDMSPRSLEEVIYFASYVVTDPGDTPLEKKQLLSEKEYRSYREKYGQSFSAGMGAEAIKKLLESIDLDKEVNLLKEELNNAQGQRRNRIIKRLEVLEAFRSSENKPSWMILDVLPVIPPELRPMVQLDGGRFATSDLNDLYRRVINRNNRLKRLLDLGAPDIIVQNEKRMLQEAVDALIDNGRRGRPVTGPGNRPLKSLSHMLKGKQGRFRQNLLGKRVDYSGRSVIVVGPNLKMYQCGLPKEMALELFKPFVMKELVSKGIAHNIKSAKRKVERVSPDVWDVLEEVIKEHPVLLNRAPTLHRLGIQAFEPTLVEGRAIKLHPLVCTAYNADFDGDQMAVHVPLSAEAQAEARLLMLAAHNILNPKDGKPVVTPSQDMVLGCYYLTIEKEGAKGEGMILRDLNEAIAAYQNGYATLQSRVVIPVKSLKKTSFTEKQQNALLVTTIGKIIFNEIFPADFPYINAPTKENLIEGTPDDYFIYEKGVNIKEFIKNVPNRGAVKKGYLGQIISEIFRRYQTTQTSIILDKIKELGFTYSTKAGITISVSDVTVPKEKDQILRDAEEKVQAVLKQYRRGLITEDERYDRVISIWSKAKDQITEVLMNSLDRFNSIYMMANSGARGNVSQITQLAGMRGLMAAPSGRIIELPIKSNFREGLTVLEYFISTHGARKGLADTALRTADSGYLTRRLVDVAQDVIVREEDCGTDKGLIVTDIGDGKEVIESLYDRIVGRVALETVRHPETDEVIVKRNELIDEEKADRIVSAGIKAVNIRSVLSCRTHHGVCKKCYGRNLATGKDVEIGEAVGTIAAQSIGEPGTQLTMRTFHTGGVAGDDITQGLPRIQELFEARNPKGQAVITEIDGTITEIRDGKDRREIEVTGETEVKVYSVPFGSRIRVSVGNVVEAGDELTEGSIDPKEMLKVKGLRGVQNYILQEVQKVYRLQGVEINDKHIEIMVRQMLRKVRVLENGGTDLLPGSMVDIHEFENANRLAFMNGKEPAIARPVLLGITKASLETDSFLSAASFQETTRVLTEAAIKGKVDKLLGLKENVIIGKLIPAGTGLSRYRNIKIKTANEVDPEVAKEKVGIES